Proteins encoded together in one Catellatospora citrea window:
- a CDS encoding TraR/DksA family transcriptional regulator: protein MVKPAESKTASRTAAKATAVKKGDRSAAETEKIRVALTARRDELQEEYDHTLVEIAELQRDRLTDSAGDDQADTGTKTFEREQEITLANNILERITQVERALERLDEGSYGWCEKCGNPIPVERLAAFPSATLCVTCKQLEERR, encoded by the coding sequence ATGGTCAAACCTGCCGAGTCCAAGACCGCCAGCCGTACGGCCGCCAAGGCGACCGCGGTGAAGAAGGGTGATCGCAGCGCCGCGGAGACCGAGAAGATCCGCGTGGCGCTGACGGCGCGCCGTGACGAGCTGCAGGAGGAGTACGACCACACGCTCGTCGAGATCGCCGAACTGCAGCGCGACCGGCTCACCGACTCGGCCGGCGACGACCAGGCCGACACCGGCACCAAGACGTTCGAGCGCGAGCAGGAGATCACTCTCGCGAACAACATCCTGGAGCGGATCACCCAGGTCGAGCGCGCGCTGGAGCGCCTCGACGAGGGCAGCTACGGCTGGTGCGAGAAGTGCGGCAACCCGATCCCGGTGGAGCGGCTGGCCGCGTTCCCGTCCGCCACCCTGTGCGTGACGTGCAAGCAACTGGAAGAGCGCCGCTAG
- a CDS encoding YggT family protein: protein MFSPVLQVAYVAIYVFYLVLLARFVMGYVLSFSRRWQPVRGSAAALEVVWSVTDPPLKALRRVIPPLRIGTVSIDLSSIVLLIILYVLMIIVGGLIRG from the coding sequence GTGTTTTCGCCTGTGCTGCAGGTCGCGTACGTTGCGATCTACGTGTTCTACCTGGTGCTTCTGGCCAGGTTCGTGATGGGTTACGTGCTCTCGTTCAGCCGGCGCTGGCAGCCGGTGCGGGGGTCGGCCGCCGCGCTCGAGGTGGTGTGGAGCGTCACTGATCCGCCTCTCAAAGCGTTGAGGCGTGTGATCCCACCGTTGCGCATTGGTACCGTGAGCATCGACCTGAGCTCCATCGTCCTGTTGATTATCCTTTACGTGCTGATGATTATCGTCGGGGGACTGATCCGCGGGTGA
- a CDS encoding DivIVA domain-containing protein yields MPLTPADVHNVAFKKPPIGKRGYDEEEVDAFLDEVERELARLIEENSELRMQVERGGGGRPVGPGGPDPRLAAELNEMKAQLDRMQRDKSAAEQAARAMQNELEQLRGGGMAAAAAMSGPEGEQQALRVLMMAQRTADDHVSDARREADKVLSEARSKAEEVTRDARAKADALERDARQRHQEAISGLDAKRTALQQHIDTLKQFEREYRTRLKAYLESQLRDLEGRGQSLEAEIGREDRPAGGGLAAAGSGSGSFNGR; encoded by the coding sequence ATGCCGCTCACCCCGGCCGACGTGCACAACGTCGCCTTTAAAAAGCCTCCGATCGGCAAGCGGGGGTATGACGAGGAGGAGGTCGACGCCTTCCTCGATGAGGTCGAGCGCGAACTCGCCCGTTTGATCGAAGAGAACAGCGAGCTGCGCATGCAGGTCGAGCGCGGCGGCGGTGGCCGTCCGGTCGGCCCCGGCGGCCCCGACCCGCGTCTGGCGGCGGAGCTGAACGAGATGAAGGCTCAGCTCGACCGCATGCAGCGCGACAAGTCCGCAGCCGAGCAGGCCGCCCGCGCCATGCAGAACGAGCTGGAGCAGCTGCGCGGCGGCGGCATGGCGGCCGCGGCGGCGATGTCCGGCCCCGAGGGCGAGCAGCAGGCCCTGCGCGTGCTGATGATGGCCCAGCGCACCGCCGACGACCACGTGTCCGACGCGCGCCGCGAGGCCGACAAGGTGCTGTCCGAGGCCCGTTCCAAGGCCGAGGAGGTCACCCGGGACGCCCGGGCGAAGGCCGACGCCCTGGAGCGCGACGCCCGCCAGCGCCACCAGGAGGCGATCAGCGGCCTGGACGCCAAGCGCACCGCGCTGCAGCAGCACATCGACACGCTCAAGCAGTTCGAGCGGGAGTACCGCACGCGCCTCAAGGCGTACCTGGAGAGCCAGCTGCGCGACCTCGAAGGCCGCGGGCAGAGCCTGGAGGCCGAGATCGGCCGCGAGGACCGTCCGGCCGGCGGTGGCCTGGCCGCCGCGGGCTCGGGTTCGGGCTCCTTCAACGGCCGCTGA
- a CDS encoding potassium/proton antiporter, which yields MALLIGAAVLLVAVAAVRWSTRLGVPSLLVYLALGVLLGSVFGLRFDDAELVRLLGTCALVLIIAEGGLTARWTTLRPVLGLASTLATLGVLVSVVVVTVVCHFLLGWDWRTAALIGAVLSSTDAAAVFSTLRRLRLRPRLVATLEAESGINDAPVVLLVILLSSPEGIGPWWQETLFIAYELAAGAVIGLLVGLVGRELLRRAALPAAGLYPLAAVGLTVLAYAGGAVVHASGFLAVYAAGVVLGNSRLPHRQAILGFADGLAWLSQIGLFVLLGLLVSPPGLVQMLVPAVLVGVVLTFLARPLSVLASATPFGVGWREQLFLSWAGLRGAVPIVLATIPLAQGVPGAEALFNIVFVLVVVFTMVQAGTLPAVAVRLGVTAPGEATELRVETAPLDRMHAELLQIEVPPGSGLAGVHLDELRLPVGASVTLVLRDGVGFVPDRDTRLRMGDSLLIVATEAVRDDAERRLRAVSRRGRLAHWFGEDGREHGD from the coding sequence ATGGCCCTGCTGATCGGGGCCGCGGTGCTGCTCGTCGCGGTGGCCGCCGTGCGGTGGTCCACCCGACTGGGTGTGCCGAGTCTGCTCGTCTACCTGGCCCTCGGCGTGCTGCTCGGCTCGGTGTTCGGCCTGCGGTTCGACGACGCGGAGCTGGTGCGCCTGCTGGGCACCTGCGCCCTGGTGCTGATCATCGCAGAGGGCGGCCTCACCGCCCGCTGGACCACGCTGCGCCCGGTGCTGGGGCTGGCCTCGACGCTGGCCACGCTGGGTGTGCTGGTGAGCGTGGTGGTGGTCACCGTGGTCTGCCACTTCCTGCTGGGTTGGGACTGGCGCACGGCGGCGCTGATCGGCGCGGTGCTGTCGTCCACCGACGCGGCGGCCGTCTTCTCCACGCTGCGCCGGTTGCGGCTGCGCCCGCGGCTGGTGGCCACGCTGGAGGCGGAGTCGGGCATCAACGACGCCCCGGTGGTGCTGCTGGTGATCCTGCTGTCGAGCCCGGAGGGCATCGGGCCGTGGTGGCAGGAGACCCTGTTCATCGCGTACGAGCTGGCGGCCGGTGCGGTGATCGGTCTGCTGGTGGGCCTGGTGGGCCGGGAGTTGCTGCGCCGGGCGGCGCTGCCCGCGGCGGGCCTCTACCCGCTGGCCGCGGTCGGCCTGACGGTGCTGGCCTATGCCGGGGGAGCGGTCGTGCATGCCTCGGGCTTCCTGGCCGTCTACGCGGCGGGCGTGGTGCTCGGCAACTCGCGGCTGCCGCACCGCCAGGCGATCCTCGGCTTCGCCGACGGCCTGGCCTGGCTGTCCCAGATCGGCCTGTTCGTCCTGCTGGGCCTGCTGGTCTCGCCGCCCGGCCTGGTCCAGATGCTGGTGCCGGCGGTGCTGGTGGGGGTGGTGCTGACCTTCCTGGCCCGGCCGCTGTCGGTGCTGGCCAGCGCCACGCCGTTCGGGGTGGGCTGGCGCGAGCAGCTGTTCCTGTCCTGGGCGGGGCTGCGCGGCGCGGTGCCGATCGTGCTGGCGACGATCCCGCTCGCGCAGGGGGTGCCGGGCGCGGAGGCGCTGTTCAACATCGTGTTCGTGCTGGTGGTGGTGTTCACCATGGTGCAGGCGGGCACCCTGCCCGCGGTGGCGGTCCGGCTGGGGGTGACCGCTCCTGGGGAGGCCACCGAGCTGCGGGTGGAGACCGCCCCGCTGGACCGGATGCACGCCGAGCTGCTGCAGATCGAGGTGCCGCCGGGGTCCGGCCTGGCCGGGGTGCATCTCGACGAGTTGCGGCTGCCGGTGGGGGCGTCGGTGACGCTGGTGCTGCGGGACGGTGTCGGCTTCGTACCCGATCGCGACACACGGTTGCGAATGGGTGACAGTCTGCTAATCGTTGCCACCGAAGCGGTGCGCGACGACGCCGAACGTCGGCTGCGGGCGGTGAGCCGGCGGGGTCGGCTGGCCCACTGGTTCGGGGAGGACGGCCGAGAACACGGGGACTAG
- a CDS encoding cell division protein SepF: MGALRKAGVWLGLVEDDDEHEYDEPAYDKGYSSGYRDRGGRRGDRADDRYSRDGGRYNDDFEDDDDLDEAPSVPRTRMAADRSGSARLEAARESARAEATRLNVEARLEAARAERATVRPITRPLTAAPAAATSTTATRDNLALAPQVQPQQRVAATAEDDRRPQITTLHPTTYNEARQIGERFRDGTPVIMNLTEMDEADAKRLVDFAAGLAFGLRGTIERVTNRVFLLSPANVQVTAEDKAKIAEGGYLNQS, encoded by the coding sequence ATGGGCGCACTGCGGAAGGCGGGTGTCTGGCTCGGGCTGGTCGAGGACGATGACGAGCACGAGTACGACGAGCCTGCCTACGACAAGGGGTATTCCTCCGGTTACCGCGACCGCGGGGGTCGCCGCGGCGACCGGGCGGATGACCGCTACTCGCGTGACGGGGGCCGGTACAACGACGACTTCGAGGACGACGACGACCTCGACGAGGCGCCGTCGGTCCCGCGTACCCGGATGGCGGCCGACCGCAGCGGTTCGGCGCGCCTGGAGGCGGCGCGCGAGTCGGCGCGGGCGGAGGCCACCCGGCTGAACGTGGAGGCGCGCCTGGAGGCGGCGCGGGCCGAGCGGGCCACGGTCCGCCCGATCACCCGTCCGCTGACCGCCGCGCCGGCGGCGGCGACGAGCACCACCGCGACGCGCGACAACCTGGCGCTGGCGCCCCAGGTGCAGCCGCAGCAGCGGGTGGCGGCGACGGCCGAGGACGACCGGCGGCCGCAGATCACCACGCTGCACCCCACCACGTACAACGAGGCGCGGCAGATCGGGGAGCGGTTCCGGGACGGCACGCCGGTGATCATGAACCTGACGGAGATGGACGAGGCGGACGCCAAGCGTCTGGTTGACTTCGCTGCGGGACTCGCATTCGGGTTGCGGGGTACGATCGAGCGCGTCACCAACCGGGTGTTCCTGCTCTCACCGGCCAACGTCCAGGTCACTGCCGAGGACAAGGCCAAGATCGCCGAGGGCGGGTACCTCAACCAGAGTTAG
- a CDS encoding DUF167 domain-containing protein, producing MARDRSSSVTEPAVVAVRVKPGAGRTRVGGAYPGPHGIALIVAVQAPAVDGRATEAARRALADALSLPAASVSLRTGLASRDKLFLIETPPADLAARLTALHEAGR from the coding sequence ATGGCACGTGATCGGTCCTCCTCGGTGACGGAACCCGCCGTGGTCGCGGTCCGGGTCAAACCGGGCGCGGGACGGACGCGGGTCGGTGGCGCCTACCCGGGTCCGCACGGCATCGCGCTGATCGTGGCGGTGCAGGCGCCCGCCGTCGACGGCCGCGCGACCGAGGCCGCCCGACGCGCGCTGGCCGACGCGCTGTCGCTGCCGGCGGCCAGTGTCTCGTTGCGCACCGGCCTGGCCAGCCGCGACAAGCTCTTTCTGATCGAGACGCCGCCCGCCGACCTGGCGGCCCGCCTGACCGCGCTGCACGAGGCGGGTCGGTGA
- a CDS encoding RluA family pseudouridine synthase, protein MGLTGETRSLPVPDGLDGMRLDQAVSRLFGLSRTAAATLVESGDATVDGMPRGKSDKVTGGSWLEVTLPAPPTAPAVVAERVDGLQIVHSDDDIVVVDKPVGVAAHPSPGWTGPTVIGGLAAMGQTVATSGAAERQGVVHRLDVGTTGLMVVAKSETAYSALKWAFKHREVDKRYHAVVQGHLDPLRGTVDAPIDRHPTHDWKFAVMSGGKPSITHYDTLEAFPSASLVDIRLETGRTHQIRVHFSALRHPCVGDTTYGADPTLSARLGLHRQWLHARELSFIHPGTGQEVRFVSEYPPDLAQALTLLQEAG, encoded by the coding sequence ATGGGGCTGACGGGGGAGACCCGATCCCTGCCGGTCCCGGACGGGCTGGACGGGATGCGGCTGGACCAGGCGGTCTCACGGTTGTTCGGGCTGTCGCGCACCGCGGCGGCCACCCTGGTCGAATCCGGTGACGCCACCGTCGACGGCATGCCCCGCGGCAAGTCGGACAAGGTCACCGGCGGCAGCTGGCTGGAGGTGACCCTGCCCGCCCCGCCCACGGCCCCCGCCGTGGTGGCCGAGCGGGTCGACGGCCTGCAGATCGTGCACAGCGACGACGACATCGTCGTGGTGGACAAGCCGGTCGGCGTCGCGGCCCACCCCAGCCCCGGTTGGACCGGCCCGACCGTGATCGGCGGCCTCGCCGCCATGGGGCAGACGGTCGCCACCAGCGGCGCCGCCGAGCGCCAGGGCGTCGTGCACCGCCTCGACGTCGGCACCACCGGCCTCATGGTCGTCGCCAAGAGCGAGACCGCGTACAGCGCGCTGAAGTGGGCCTTCAAGCACCGGGAGGTGGACAAGCGCTACCACGCGGTGGTGCAGGGCCACCTCGACCCGCTGCGCGGCACGGTCGACGCCCCCATCGACCGGCACCCCACGCACGACTGGAAGTTCGCGGTGATGTCGGGCGGCAAGCCCAGCATCACCCACTACGACACGCTGGAGGCCTTCCCCTCCGCCAGCCTCGTCGACATCAGACTGGAGACCGGGCGCACCCACCAGATCCGGGTGCACTTCTCCGCTCTGCGGCACCCCTGCGTAGGCGACACGACCTACGGCGCCGACCCGACGCTCTCCGCCCGCCTCGGCCTGCACCGGCAGTGGCTGCACGCGCGGGAGCTCAGCTTCATCCACCCCGGCACCGGGCAGGAAGTCCGGTTCGTCAGCGAGTACCCGCCAGATCTCGCGCAGGCTCTCACCCTGCTGCAAGAGGCTGGCTGA
- the dnaE gene encoding DNA polymerase III subunit alpha codes for MGDSFVHLHVHTEYSMLDGAARLKELFKEANRLQMPALAMTDHGNMFGAYDFYKQATAAGIKPIIGVESYVTPNTARQERVRVRWADGGENDVSGGGAYTHMTMLAADADGLRNLFRMQSKASLEGYFYKPRADRELLHAYGKGVIATTGCPSGEIQTWLRIGDFDKAVASAGEFQDIFGKENFYLELMDHGIGIEKAAREGLDRLRKHMNLKPLVTNDLHYTYAADADAHEVLLCVQSGSTMADPKRFKFDARDFYLKSAEEMRRQWDDLVPGACDNTLEIAERIGDYKEVFAHRNLMPSFPVPEGYTEESWLRAEVHRGLRDRFPNGVPEDRLRQADYELDVICKMGFPGYFLVTADLCAYARQEGIRVGPGRGSAAGALIAYALRITELDPMSHGLLFERFLNPDRVSMPDIDMDFDERRRGDMIRYATQRWGEERVAQIITYGTIKAKAAIKDAARVLGYPFAVGDKITKAMPPAVMGKDIPLTGIFDSNHPRYPEAVEFRALYDTDPDTKKVVDTAKGIEGLKRQWGVHAAGVILSGEPLMDVLPIQKREQDGAIITQWDMGACESIGLLKMDFLGLRNLTVMDDCLEGIKSNRGIDVVLEELPLEDKPTYELLARGDTLGVFQLDGGPMRALLRSMIPDGFEDISAVLALYRPGPMGANAHNDYADRKNGRKPVVAIHPELAEPLSEILGDTYGLIVYQEQVMAIAQKLAGYTLGQADLLRRAMGKKKKEILDKEYVPFSGGMKENGYSDAAIKTLWDILVPFSDYAFNKAHTAGYGLVSFWTAYLKANYPAEYMAALLTSVGDDKDKSAVYLAECRRMGIKVLPPDVNASTARFTPVGDEIRFGLGAVRNVGGNVVEAIVRGRKEQGAFTDFYDFLRKVDAVACNKRTIESLIKAGAFDSMEHPRKGLLSVHADAIDSFMSVKKNEAIGQFDLFGSAFADTDSTGAGMIVTPPIPPGEWDKTDLLVFEREMLGLYVSDHPLFGLQHVLSKAADMSIAALNEEGGVSDGQIVTLAGILSGVQRRITKQGKAWASATLEDLDGAVEVLFFPNTYDLVGQYIAEDAIVVVKGRADRRDDQAKLMAMDMSIPDTSAPDDAKPVVLALQANRCTPPLVERLREVLSTHPGPAEVHVRLTNGQKSSTYRLGPMRVSPVPALMADLKALLGPSALAS; via the coding sequence GTGGGCGACTCTTTTGTGCATCTTCACGTGCACACGGAGTATTCGATGCTCGACGGCGCGGCCCGGTTGAAGGAGCTCTTCAAGGAGGCCAACCGCCTCCAGATGCCCGCCCTGGCGATGACCGACCACGGCAACATGTTCGGCGCCTACGACTTCTACAAGCAGGCGACCGCCGCGGGCATCAAGCCGATCATCGGCGTCGAGAGCTACGTGACCCCGAACACGGCCCGGCAGGAGCGCGTGCGCGTGCGCTGGGCCGACGGCGGGGAGAACGACGTCTCCGGCGGTGGCGCGTACACCCACATGACCATGCTGGCGGCCGACGCCGACGGGCTGCGCAACCTGTTCCGGATGCAGTCGAAGGCCAGCCTGGAGGGCTACTTCTACAAGCCCCGCGCGGACCGCGAACTGCTGCACGCATACGGCAAGGGGGTCATCGCGACCACCGGCTGCCCGTCGGGTGAGATCCAGACCTGGCTGCGCATCGGCGACTTCGACAAGGCCGTGGCATCGGCGGGTGAGTTCCAGGACATCTTCGGCAAGGAGAACTTCTACCTGGAGCTGATGGACCACGGCATCGGCATCGAGAAGGCCGCCCGCGAGGGGCTGGACCGGCTGCGCAAGCACATGAACCTCAAGCCGCTGGTGACCAACGACCTGCACTACACGTACGCGGCCGACGCCGACGCGCACGAGGTGCTGCTGTGCGTGCAGTCCGGCTCGACGATGGCCGACCCGAAGCGCTTCAAGTTCGACGCCCGCGACTTCTACCTCAAGTCGGCCGAGGAGATGCGCCGCCAGTGGGACGACCTGGTGCCGGGCGCGTGCGACAACACCCTGGAGATCGCCGAGCGGATCGGCGACTACAAGGAGGTGTTCGCGCACCGCAACCTGATGCCGTCCTTCCCGGTGCCAGAGGGCTACACCGAGGAGTCGTGGCTGCGCGCCGAGGTGCACCGCGGCCTGCGCGACCGCTTCCCGAACGGGGTGCCCGAGGACCGGCTGCGCCAGGCCGACTACGAGCTCGACGTCATCTGCAAGATGGGCTTCCCGGGCTACTTCCTGGTGACCGCCGACCTGTGCGCGTACGCGCGGCAGGAGGGCATCCGGGTGGGTCCGGGGCGTGGTTCGGCGGCCGGTGCGCTGATCGCGTACGCGCTGCGCATCACCGAACTCGACCCGATGTCGCACGGCCTGCTGTTCGAGCGGTTCCTCAACCCCGACCGCGTCTCCATGCCCGATATCGACATGGACTTCGACGAGCGTCGGCGCGGTGACATGATCCGCTACGCGACCCAGCGCTGGGGCGAGGAGCGGGTCGCGCAGATCATCACGTACGGCACCATCAAGGCCAAGGCCGCGATCAAGGACGCGGCCCGGGTGCTCGGCTACCCGTTCGCGGTCGGCGACAAGATCACCAAGGCGATGCCGCCCGCGGTGATGGGCAAGGACATCCCGCTCACCGGCATCTTCGACAGCAACCACCCGCGCTACCCGGAGGCGGTGGAGTTCCGGGCGCTGTACGACACCGACCCGGACACCAAGAAGGTCGTCGACACCGCCAAGGGCATCGAGGGCCTCAAGCGCCAGTGGGGCGTGCACGCGGCCGGCGTGATCCTGTCCGGCGAGCCGCTGATGGACGTGCTGCCGATCCAGAAGCGCGAGCAGGACGGCGCCATCATCACCCAGTGGGACATGGGCGCCTGCGAGTCCATCGGCCTGCTCAAGATGGACTTCCTCGGCCTGCGCAACCTCACCGTGATGGACGACTGCCTGGAGGGCATCAAGTCCAACCGCGGCATCGACGTGGTGCTCGAAGAGCTGCCGCTGGAGGACAAGCCCACCTACGAGCTGCTGGCCCGCGGCGACACCCTGGGCGTGTTCCAGCTCGACGGCGGCCCGATGCGCGCGCTGCTGCGCTCGATGATCCCCGACGGCTTCGAGGACATCTCCGCGGTGCTGGCGCTGTACCGCCCCGGCCCGATGGGCGCGAACGCGCACAACGACTACGCCGACCGCAAGAACGGCCGCAAGCCGGTGGTGGCCATCCACCCCGAGCTGGCCGAGCCGCTGTCGGAGATCCTCGGCGACACCTACGGCCTGATCGTGTATCAGGAGCAGGTCATGGCCATCGCGCAGAAGCTGGCCGGATACACCCTCGGCCAGGCCGACCTGCTGCGCCGCGCGATGGGCAAGAAGAAGAAGGAGATCCTCGACAAGGAGTACGTGCCCTTCTCCGGCGGTATGAAGGAGAACGGCTACTCCGATGCGGCGATCAAGACGCTGTGGGACATCCTGGTCCCGTTCTCCGACTACGCCTTCAACAAGGCGCACACCGCCGGGTACGGGCTGGTCTCCTTCTGGACCGCCTATCTCAAGGCCAACTACCCGGCCGAGTACATGGCGGCGCTGCTCACCTCCGTCGGCGACGACAAGGACAAGTCCGCCGTCTACCTGGCCGAGTGCCGGCGCATGGGCATCAAGGTGCTGCCGCCCGACGTGAACGCCTCCACCGCCCGGTTCACCCCGGTCGGCGACGAGATCCGGTTCGGCCTGGGCGCGGTGCGCAACGTCGGCGGCAACGTCGTCGAGGCGATCGTGCGCGGCCGCAAGGAGCAGGGCGCGTTCACCGACTTCTACGACTTCCTGCGCAAGGTCGACGCGGTGGCCTGCAACAAGCGCACCATCGAGTCGCTGATCAAGGCGGGCGCGTTCGACTCGATGGAGCACCCCCGCAAGGGCCTGCTGTCGGTGCACGCCGACGCCATCGACTCGTTCATGAGCGTCAAGAAGAACGAGGCCATCGGCCAGTTCGACCTGTTCGGCTCGGCGTTCGCCGACACCGACTCGACCGGCGCGGGCATGATCGTCACACCGCCCATCCCGCCGGGCGAGTGGGACAAGACCGACCTGCTGGTCTTCGAGCGCGAGATGCTCGGCCTGTACGTCTCCGACCACCCGCTGTTCGGCCTGCAGCACGTGCTGAGCAAGGCCGCCGACATGTCGATCGCGGCGCTCAACGAGGAGGGCGGCGTCTCCGACGGGCAGATCGTCACCCTGGCCGGCATCCTCTCCGGCGTGCAGCGGCGCATCACCAAGCAGGGCAAGGCCTGGGCCTCGGCGACCCTGGAGGACCTGGACGGCGCGGTCGAGGTGCTGTTCTTCCCGAACACCTACGACCTGGTCGGGCAGTACATCGCCGAGGACGCCATCGTGGTGGTCAAGGGCCGCGCGGACCGCCGCGACGACCAGGCGAAGCTGATGGCGATGGACATGTCCATCCCGGACACCAGCGCGCCCGACGACGCCAAGCCCGTGGTGCTGGCGCTGCAGGCCAACCGGTGCACGCCGCCGCTGGTCGAGCGCCTGCGCGAGGTGCTGTCCACCCACCCCGGCCCGGCCGAGGTGCACGTGCGGCTCACCAACGGCCAGAAGTCGTCGACCTACCGGCTCGGCCCGATGCGGGTGTCGCCGGTGCCCGCGCTGATGGCCGACCTCAAGGCCCTGCTCGGCCCGTCCGCCCTGGCCAGCTGA
- a CDS encoding YggS family pyridoxal phosphate-dependent enzyme, which produces MLTDQQRREQIAANLAAVRERIAAAAARAGRAPSEITLIAVTKTYPASDVLHLAALGVADVGENRDQEAAPKAAETAAAGVDLRWHFIGQLQRNKARSVASYAAMVHSVDSVRLATALGAAAARAADAGRPAPLDALVQLSVDGDAERGGALAVGDDPDRALLRVAEAVAASPALRLRGVMAVAPLDWAPERAFAEVARCAALIRAAHPDATVVSAGMSDDLDEAVACGATHVRIGSALLGMRPPLR; this is translated from the coding sequence ATCTTGACTGACCAGCAGCGGCGCGAGCAGATCGCGGCGAACCTGGCGGCGGTGCGCGAGCGCATCGCGGCGGCCGCCGCGCGGGCCGGGCGCGCGCCGAGCGAGATCACCCTGATCGCGGTGACCAAGACCTACCCCGCCTCGGACGTGCTGCACCTGGCCGCGCTCGGGGTGGCTGACGTGGGGGAGAACCGCGACCAGGAGGCGGCCCCCAAGGCTGCGGAGACGGCCGCGGCAGGGGTGGACCTGCGCTGGCACTTCATCGGGCAGCTGCAGCGCAACAAGGCCCGTTCCGTGGCCTCCTACGCCGCGATGGTGCACTCGGTCGACTCGGTGCGGCTGGCGACGGCCCTGGGGGCCGCGGCGGCCCGGGCGGCCGACGCGGGTCGGCCGGCGCCGCTCGACGCGCTGGTGCAGCTCAGTGTGGACGGTGACGCCGAGCGGGGCGGCGCGCTGGCGGTCGGCGACGATCCTGATCGGGCACTGCTGCGCGTGGCGGAGGCCGTCGCCGCGTCGCCCGCGCTGCGGTTGCGCGGCGTCATGGCGGTGGCCCCGCTGGACTGGGCGCCCGAGCGCGCCTTCGCCGAGGTGGCCCGGTGCGCCGCGCTGATCCGGGCGGCACATCCTGATGCGACGGTGGTCTCCGCGGGCATGAGCGACGATCTCGACGAGGCCGTGGCGTGCGGCGCGACACATGTGCGCATCGGCAGCGCATTGCTCGGAATGCGACCACCCCTGCGGTAG
- a CDS encoding signal peptidase II, with protein sequence MAVFALALDLVTKEWATKLDPHEPIKLLGGAVYMSLTRNSGAAFSLFADHTYIFPIIALGVLCWIGFMARQLRSLPWAIALGMVLGGVVGNLADRIFRAPAPFHGHVVDFISVFHPHGQAFPIFNVADMALVGGVSLAILLELLGRQRDGSRITSDKKTDTDDGPAPGDPRDVSSAAVPSDRGAQSWG encoded by the coding sequence ATGGCCGTGTTCGCGCTGGCGCTGGACCTGGTCACCAAGGAGTGGGCGACGAAGCTGGACCCGCACGAGCCGATCAAGCTGCTCGGCGGCGCCGTCTACATGTCGTTGACCCGCAACAGCGGGGCGGCGTTCAGCCTCTTCGCCGACCACACCTACATCTTCCCGATCATCGCCCTGGGCGTGCTCTGCTGGATCGGCTTCATGGCCCGCCAGCTGCGCTCGCTGCCCTGGGCGATCGCGCTGGGCATGGTGCTCGGCGGGGTGGTCGGCAACCTGGCCGACCGCATCTTCCGGGCGCCGGCCCCGTTCCACGGGCACGTGGTCGACTTCATCAGCGTGTTCCACCCGCACGGCCAGGCCTTCCCGATCTTCAACGTCGCGGACATGGCGCTGGTCGGCGGCGTGAGCCTGGCGATCCTGCTGGAGCTGCTGGGCCGCCAGCGCGACGGCAGCCGCATCACGTCGGACAAGAAGACCGACACCGACGACGGCCCCGCGCCGGGCGACCCGCGCGACGTCTCGTCCGCAGCCGTCCCCTCCGACCGTGGTGCCCAGTCATGGGGCTGA